Proteins encoded together in one Nyctibius grandis isolate bNycGra1 chromosome 1, bNycGra1.pri, whole genome shotgun sequence window:
- the RNF8 gene encoding E3 ubiquitin-protein ligase RNF8 isoform X1 has protein sequence MAARGAPRLAWCLRRVGASGDWLLLEAGTQVTIGRGLDLTYQLVSKTCPLMISRKHCVFQQNAEGQWTVKDNKSLNGVWLNKQRLDPSKAYPITEGDRIQLGVPLENKETAEYEYEVIKEEWEKIRPFLAQRSDLGKAKSSRTKRKFSLEELETSGLEGPSNSRSKRDRVSCDNEPLVKSRGRVEEAKQLTEKMDVQLPSPGPSEEDSGPVRSRPVHSEKAVSVPHRDQKDSSLSQSWTGLETLRKTLVDIMKLKVKVQEKQTAVLNVKQKRRKCAQKEILAMQQELQELQDQLRVEQEHQQQQVEELERTFSKEQQKLEGVKWQHGEENLKEQLAQVLQEHHALMEELSRSKKDFEEIIRAKNKELEETKEEKEKVRAQKEEVLNQMNDVLENELQCTICSEHFIEAVTLNCAHSFCSYCISEWTKRKVECPICRQEIKSKTRSLVLDNCIDRMVEKLDVEMKEHRLTLIRERKGKQNVMVNPAMDNDSSGIPSICSILLVSSCDSEDSEDDS, from the exons ATGGCGGCGCGCGGGGCGCCGCGCCTGGCCTGGTGCCTCCGCCGGGTGGGGGCCAGCGGCgactggctgctgctggaggctggcACGCAG GTAACTATAGGCCGAGGATTAGATCTCACGTACCAGCTGGTGTCAAAAACCTGTCCCTTGATGATCTCTCGTAAGCACTGTGTTTTCCAGCAAAATGCAGAAGGGCAGTGGACTGTCAAGGATAACAAG AGTCTAAATGGGGTCTGGCTTAACAAACAGCGCCTGGATCCCTCAAAAGCCTATCCTATCACTGAAGGAGACCGTATCCAGTTGGGAGTGcctttggaaaacaaagagaCTGCTGAATATGAGTATGAAGTAATTAAAGAGGAATGGGAGAAAATCAGACCCTTTCTAGCTCAAAGGAGTGACCTGGGGAAAGCTAAGAGTTCAAGAACTAAACGTAAATTTAGTTTGGAGGAATTGGAGACATCTGGATTGGAAGGCCCTTCAAATTCCAGATCCAAAAGAGACAGAGTGTCCTGTGACAATGAACCTTTGGTTAAATCACGGGGAAGGGTAGAAGAGGCCAAGCAGTTAACAGAGAAGATGGATGTCCAGCTGCCTTCTCCTGGACCAAGTGAGGAGGATAGTGGTCCAGTGCGTAGTCGCCCTGTGCACTCCGAGAAAGCTGTGTCTGTCCCCCATAGGGACCAGAAAGACTCCAGTCTTTCACAGTCATGGACTGGCTTGGAAACGCTGAGGAAAACGCTAGTAGATATAATGAAGTTAAAGGTCAAAGTGCAGGAGAAGCAGACAGCGGTTCTGAATGTGAAGCAGAAGCGCAGGAAGTGTGCTCAGAAGGAGATCCTGGCcatgcagcaggagctgcaggagttGCAGGACCAGCTGCGCGTGGAACAAGagcatcagcagcagcaggtggaaGAGCTGGAGAGGACATTCTCTAAAGAGCAGCAGAAGCTAGAG GGAGTAAAGTGGCAACATGGGGAAGAGAATCTGAAGGAGCAGCTGGCCCAGGTCCTGCAAGAG CATCATGCTTTGATGGAAGAACTGAGCCGTagtaaaaaagattttgagGAGATAATTCGAGCCAAGAATAAAGAGCTGGAAGAAACCAAG gaggagaaggaaaaggtgagAGCCCAAAAAGAAGAGGTATTGAATCAGATGAATGACGTGTTGGAGAATGAGCTGCAGTGCACTATCTGTTCTGAGCACTTTATCGAG GCGGTCACTCTGAACTGTGCGCACAGCTTCTGCTCCTACTGCATCAGCGAGTGGACGAAACGTAAAGTGGAGTGCCCTATCTGCAGGCAGGAGATCAAATCAAAGACACGCTCTCTGGTGCTGGATAACTGCATTGACAGGATGGTAGAAAAACTGGATGTGGAAATGAAAGAGCATCGCCTGACCCTTATCAGAGAGCGGAAAG GGAAACAGAATGTGATGGTGAACCCAGCCATGGACAATGACAGCAGTGGCATTCCTTCCATCTGCTCCATCTTGTTGGTGAGCAGTTGTGACAGTGAGGACTCTGAGGACGATTCTTAG
- the RNF8 gene encoding E3 ubiquitin-protein ligase RNF8 isoform X2, which yields MAARGAPRLAWCLRRVGASGDWLLLEAGTQVTIGRGLDLTYQLVSKTCPLMISRKHCVFQQNAEGQWTVKDNKSLNGVWLNKQRLDPSKAYPITEGDRIQLGVPLENKETAEYEYEVIKEEWEKIRPFLAQRSDLGKAKSSRTKRKFSLEELETSGLEGPSNSRSKRDRVSCDNEPLVKSRGRVEEAKQLTEKMDVQLPSPGPSEEDSGPVRSRPVHSEKAVSVPHRDQKDSSLSQSWTGLETLRKTLVDIMKLKVKVQEKQTAVLNVKQKRRKCAQKEILAMQQELQELQDQLRVEQEHQQQQVEELERTFSKEQQKLEGVKWQHGEENLKEQLAQVLQEHHALMEELSRSKKDFEEIIRAKNKELEETKEEKEKVRAQKEEVLNQMNDVLENELQCTICSEHFIEAVTLNCAHSFCSYCISEWTKRKVECPICRQEIKSKTRSLVLDNCIDRMVEKLDVEMKEHRLTLIRERKGERETECDGEPSHGQ from the exons ATGGCGGCGCGCGGGGCGCCGCGCCTGGCCTGGTGCCTCCGCCGGGTGGGGGCCAGCGGCgactggctgctgctggaggctggcACGCAG GTAACTATAGGCCGAGGATTAGATCTCACGTACCAGCTGGTGTCAAAAACCTGTCCCTTGATGATCTCTCGTAAGCACTGTGTTTTCCAGCAAAATGCAGAAGGGCAGTGGACTGTCAAGGATAACAAG AGTCTAAATGGGGTCTGGCTTAACAAACAGCGCCTGGATCCCTCAAAAGCCTATCCTATCACTGAAGGAGACCGTATCCAGTTGGGAGTGcctttggaaaacaaagagaCTGCTGAATATGAGTATGAAGTAATTAAAGAGGAATGGGAGAAAATCAGACCCTTTCTAGCTCAAAGGAGTGACCTGGGGAAAGCTAAGAGTTCAAGAACTAAACGTAAATTTAGTTTGGAGGAATTGGAGACATCTGGATTGGAAGGCCCTTCAAATTCCAGATCCAAAAGAGACAGAGTGTCCTGTGACAATGAACCTTTGGTTAAATCACGGGGAAGGGTAGAAGAGGCCAAGCAGTTAACAGAGAAGATGGATGTCCAGCTGCCTTCTCCTGGACCAAGTGAGGAGGATAGTGGTCCAGTGCGTAGTCGCCCTGTGCACTCCGAGAAAGCTGTGTCTGTCCCCCATAGGGACCAGAAAGACTCCAGTCTTTCACAGTCATGGACTGGCTTGGAAACGCTGAGGAAAACGCTAGTAGATATAATGAAGTTAAAGGTCAAAGTGCAGGAGAAGCAGACAGCGGTTCTGAATGTGAAGCAGAAGCGCAGGAAGTGTGCTCAGAAGGAGATCCTGGCcatgcagcaggagctgcaggagttGCAGGACCAGCTGCGCGTGGAACAAGagcatcagcagcagcaggtggaaGAGCTGGAGAGGACATTCTCTAAAGAGCAGCAGAAGCTAGAG GGAGTAAAGTGGCAACATGGGGAAGAGAATCTGAAGGAGCAGCTGGCCCAGGTCCTGCAAGAG CATCATGCTTTGATGGAAGAACTGAGCCGTagtaaaaaagattttgagGAGATAATTCGAGCCAAGAATAAAGAGCTGGAAGAAACCAAG gaggagaaggaaaaggtgagAGCCCAAAAAGAAGAGGTATTGAATCAGATGAATGACGTGTTGGAGAATGAGCTGCAGTGCACTATCTGTTCTGAGCACTTTATCGAG GCGGTCACTCTGAACTGTGCGCACAGCTTCTGCTCCTACTGCATCAGCGAGTGGACGAAACGTAAAGTGGAGTGCCCTATCTGCAGGCAGGAGATCAAATCAAAGACACGCTCTCTGGTGCTGGATAACTGCATTGACAGGATGGTAGAAAAACTGGATGTGGAAATGAAAGAGCATCGCCTGACCCTTATCAGAGAGCGGAAAGGTGAGAG GGAAACAGAATGTGATGGTGAACCCAGCCATGGACAATGA